In Micromonospora sp. LH3U1, one genomic interval encodes:
- the cobT gene encoding nicotinate-nucleotide--dimethylbenzimidazole phosphoribosyltransferase: protein MLETTIAAIRPADETAMAAARELHGRLTKPAGSLGALEELSVRLAGLAGACPPPLPEPAAVAIFAGDHGVHAQGVSPWPQEVTGQMIGNFLAGGAVVNAFARQAGASVTVVDVGVATPLPAQPAAEAAVLDPSAPRLVVASVRRGTRDLAVTAALTRDEALAAVRTGIRIADELIDAGAGILLTGDMGIGNTTPAAALIAAFTGADPLDTTGRGTGVDDPTYARKVGVVRAALARHLPDPADPLGVLAAVGGLEHAALAGLILGAAARRTPVLLDGVIAVSAALAAAAFAPAAVSAMVAGHRSAEPGATVALRHLGLDPLIDLGLRLGEGTGALLALPVVTGAVRVLHEVATFDSAGVAEK, encoded by the coding sequence ATGCTGGAGACCACGATCGCGGCGATCCGCCCGGCGGACGAGACGGCCATGGCCGCTGCCCGCGAGCTGCACGGCCGACTGACCAAGCCGGCGGGCTCGCTGGGCGCACTGGAGGAGCTTTCGGTACGCCTCGCCGGCCTGGCCGGGGCCTGCCCGCCACCGCTGCCCGAGCCGGCCGCGGTGGCGATCTTCGCCGGTGACCACGGGGTGCACGCCCAAGGGGTGAGCCCATGGCCGCAGGAGGTCACCGGGCAGATGATCGGCAACTTCCTGGCCGGCGGTGCGGTGGTCAACGCGTTCGCGCGGCAGGCCGGCGCTTCGGTCACCGTGGTCGACGTCGGTGTGGCCACGCCCCTGCCCGCTCAGCCCGCCGCCGAGGCGGCCGTCCTCGACCCGTCCGCGCCCCGACTTGTCGTCGCGTCCGTCCGCCGGGGCACCCGCGACCTCGCGGTGACCGCCGCACTCACCCGGGACGAGGCGCTGGCGGCGGTGCGGACCGGGATCCGGATCGCCGACGAGCTGATCGACGCCGGGGCCGGCATCCTGCTCACCGGCGACATGGGCATCGGCAACACCACCCCGGCGGCCGCGCTGATCGCCGCGTTCACCGGCGCCGACCCACTCGACACCACCGGCCGGGGCACCGGGGTCGATGACCCGACGTACGCCCGCAAGGTGGGGGTGGTGCGGGCGGCGCTGGCCCGGCACCTGCCGGACCCGGCCGACCCGCTGGGTGTTCTGGCTGCCGTCGGTGGGCTGGAGCACGCCGCCCTGGCCGGGTTGATCCTGGGCGCCGCGGCCCGTCGCACGCCGGTGCTGCTGGACGGCGTGATCGCGGTCTCGGCCGCGCTCGCCGCCGCCGCGTTCGCCCCGGCGGCGGTCAGCGCCATGGTCGCCGGCCACCGTTCGGCCGAGCCGGGCGCGACGGTGGCACTGCGTCACCTCGGCCTCGACCCGCTGATCGACCTGGGACTGCGCCTCGGTGAGGGCACCGGCGCGCTGCTGGCGTTGCCCGTGGTCACCGGCGCGGTCCGGGTGCTGCACGAGGTCGCCACCTTCGACTCCGCCGGTGTGGCCGAGAAGTGA
- the cobC gene encoding Rv2231c family pyridoxal phosphate-dependent protein CobC has translation MSDQPNGAVPVAEVVPTAYPEPDLAHHGDAEVGDGLIDLAVNVRQARPPAWLSGPIAATLTDLAHYPDPAQARAAVAARHRRHPNEVLLTAGAAEGFVLIAQALRGVRRPVVVHPQFTEPEAALRAAGHPVERVLLDPADDFRLDPSRVPDDADLVMIGNPTNPTSVLHPAQTVAALARPGRVLVVDEAFADTTIAPGHPGEPESLAERRDLPGLLVLRSLTKTWGLAGLRIGYLLGAPELLSRLAAVQPLWAVSTPALAAASACASAVAVQAERAIAADLAADRDHLVARLAALPGVRVVGRPASAFVLLHLPGATPIRAALRERGWAVRRGDTFPGLGPDWLRVAVRDRNTTDAFIEVLRETMEA, from the coding sequence ATGTCTGATCAGCCGAACGGAGCGGTGCCGGTCGCCGAGGTCGTGCCGACGGCCTACCCCGAGCCAGATCTGGCGCACCACGGCGACGCGGAGGTCGGCGACGGCCTGATCGACCTCGCCGTCAACGTCCGTCAGGCGCGACCTCCCGCCTGGTTGTCCGGTCCGATCGCCGCGACCCTGACCGACCTGGCCCACTATCCGGACCCGGCGCAGGCCCGGGCGGCGGTCGCCGCCCGACACCGCCGTCACCCGAACGAGGTGCTGCTCACCGCCGGCGCCGCCGAGGGCTTCGTGTTGATCGCCCAGGCGCTGCGCGGCGTTCGTCGGCCGGTGGTGGTGCACCCCCAGTTCACCGAGCCGGAAGCGGCACTGCGAGCCGCCGGACACCCGGTCGAGCGGGTGCTGCTGGACCCCGCCGACGACTTCCGCCTCGACCCGTCCCGGGTGCCCGACGATGCCGACCTGGTGATGATCGGCAACCCGACCAACCCGACCTCGGTGCTGCACCCGGCGCAGACGGTGGCCGCGCTGGCCCGCCCCGGCCGGGTGCTGGTGGTCGACGAGGCGTTCGCCGACACCACCATCGCCCCCGGGCACCCCGGCGAGCCGGAGTCGCTGGCCGAGCGGCGCGACCTACCCGGGCTGCTCGTGCTGCGCAGCCTCACCAAGACGTGGGGCCTGGCCGGCCTACGGATCGGTTACCTGCTCGGCGCTCCGGAGCTGCTGTCCCGACTGGCCGCCGTCCAGCCGCTCTGGGCCGTGTCCACACCCGCGCTGGCCGCCGCGTCGGCCTGCGCCAGCGCCGTCGCGGTCCAGGCCGAACGCGCGATCGCCGCCGACCTCGCCGCCGACCGCGACCACCTGGTCGCCCGCCTCGCCGCCCTGCCCGGTGTACGCGTCGTCGGCCGCCCTGCCAGCGCGTTCGTCCTGCTGCACCTGCCGGGCGCGACCCCGATCCGGGCCGCCCTGCGGGAGCGGGGCTGGGCGGTGCGCCGAGGCGACACGTTCCCCGGCCTGGGGCCGGACTGGCTGCGGGTGGCGGTGCGCGATCGAAACACCACCGACGCGTTCATCGAGGTGCTGCGCGAGACCATGGAGGCATGA
- a CDS encoding transglycosylase domain-containing protein, with product MSNRPLAAAGRLVPLLRAGLIAAIVIAAAAYPLVALTGLGAKATAHAVDQKTRVLATAMPAETSYVYAPDGKTVLTMFYEEYRQYTKLSDMSPNIQQAIVAAEDSRFYQHHGVDPKGVARAFVSNARSSGVSQGASTLTMQYVRMALRDSATTPKEVQEATQQTSLRKVKEMRMALDLEKEMSKEQIMERYLNSAYFGHRAYGIYAASEIFFSKTPKNLTPVEAATLAGLVKSPSEYDPADSDQKEATGRRNYVLDRMSQLGYLSPDSVAAAKSEPIRLKLTTPPHDCAAVSEKYNSWGFACDYLKNWWSTQPAFGANRLERMDKLRRGGYRIVLSLDPKIQEAAEKNVGTKEATGSPFANGIVVSEPGTGRVKAMAVNRTYSLDLSENPQSSNPEAGPKVKANYPNTVAPLLGGGDLAGYQAGSTFKMFPMLAALDSGMTLSTSFNAPYRYKSAVYDGWAPSNASGAMTGQQTMWSGFGKSVNTYFVWLEEKVGADRAVRLAEQLGLRWRTDVDREQASPTKVKKWGAFTLGVSDATPLEMANAYAAVAADGRYCEAIPVSAIMNRDGTPATYATPGGIHREVAKPRCRQVVSADAARAATDAARCPTGDTPARGSCGGWSTADSVRGTVGRPVAGKTGTTDSTRSAWFVGYTPELAAASFISDPDNPFNAVGDGQSQIPIKAVSETLRDGLKGTPTRQFTPPSDAIVG from the coding sequence GTGAGCAACCGACCCCTTGCTGCCGCTGGTCGACTCGTCCCTCTACTCCGCGCCGGACTGATCGCCGCAATCGTGATCGCCGCAGCCGCGTACCCACTCGTGGCCCTCACCGGGCTCGGCGCGAAGGCCACCGCGCACGCCGTGGACCAGAAAACCAGAGTGCTGGCCACCGCCATGCCCGCCGAGACCTCCTACGTCTACGCCCCGGACGGCAAGACCGTGCTGACCATGTTCTACGAGGAGTACCGGCAGTACACCAAGCTGTCGGACATGTCGCCGAACATCCAGCAGGCGATCGTCGCCGCCGAGGATTCGCGCTTCTACCAGCACCACGGCGTCGACCCGAAGGGCGTCGCCCGTGCCTTCGTCTCCAATGCCCGCTCCAGCGGGGTCTCCCAGGGTGCCTCGACCCTGACCATGCAGTACGTCCGGATGGCCCTGCGGGACAGCGCGACCACACCCAAGGAGGTCCAGGAAGCCACCCAGCAGACCAGCCTGCGCAAGGTCAAGGAAATGCGGATGGCGCTGGACCTGGAGAAGGAGATGAGCAAGGAACAGATCATGGAGCGGTACCTGAACTCGGCGTACTTCGGGCACCGGGCGTATGGCATCTACGCGGCCAGCGAGATCTTCTTCTCCAAGACCCCGAAGAACCTCACCCCGGTCGAGGCCGCCACCCTCGCCGGGCTGGTCAAGTCCCCGTCGGAGTACGACCCGGCCGACTCCGACCAGAAGGAGGCCACCGGGCGGCGCAACTACGTGCTGGACCGGATGAGCCAGCTCGGGTACCTCTCCCCCGACTCGGTCGCCGCCGCCAAGTCCGAGCCGATCCGGCTGAAGCTGACGACCCCGCCGCACGACTGCGCCGCAGTGTCGGAGAAGTACAACAGTTGGGGCTTCGCCTGCGACTACCTGAAGAACTGGTGGAGTACGCAACCCGCATTCGGGGCGAACCGGCTGGAGCGGATGGACAAGCTGCGCCGGGGCGGCTACCGGATCGTGCTCAGTCTCGACCCGAAGATCCAGGAGGCGGCGGAGAAGAACGTCGGTACCAAGGAGGCCACCGGCAGCCCGTTCGCCAACGGAATCGTGGTCTCCGAGCCGGGCACCGGGCGGGTCAAGGCGATGGCGGTGAACCGGACGTACTCACTGGACCTGAGCGAAAACCCACAGAGCTCCAACCCCGAGGCCGGGCCAAAGGTGAAGGCCAACTACCCGAACACGGTGGCGCCCCTGCTCGGCGGCGGTGACCTGGCGGGCTACCAGGCCGGGTCGACGTTCAAGATGTTCCCGATGCTGGCCGCGCTCGACTCGGGGATGACACTCTCGACATCGTTCAACGCCCCGTACCGCTACAAGTCAGCCGTCTACGACGGTTGGGCTCCCTCCAACGCCAGCGGCGCGATGACCGGCCAACAGACCATGTGGTCCGGCTTCGGCAAGTCGGTCAACACGTACTTCGTATGGCTGGAGGAGAAGGTCGGAGCGGACCGGGCGGTCCGGCTGGCCGAGCAGCTCGGGCTGCGGTGGCGCACCGACGTCGACCGGGAACAGGCGTCCCCGACCAAGGTGAAGAAGTGGGGCGCGTTCACCCTGGGTGTCTCCGATGCCACCCCGCTGGAGATGGCGAACGCCTACGCCGCCGTCGCGGCCGACGGCCGCTACTGCGAGGCGATCCCAGTGTCGGCGATCATGAACCGGGACGGCACGCCAGCCACGTACGCCACCCCTGGCGGCATCCATCGCGAGGTGGCCAAGCCACGCTGCCGTCAGGTGGTCAGCGCGGACGCCGCTCGGGCGGCCACCGACGCGGCCCGCTGCCCGACCGGGGACACCCCGGCGCGCGGCAGCTGCGGCGGCTGGTCCACCGCCGACAGCGTGCGGGGCACGGTCGGGCGCCCGGTGGCCGGCAAGACCGGTACCACCGACAGCACCCGGTCCGCCTGGTTCGTCGGCTACACCCCGGAGTTGGCCGCGGCGAGCTTCATCTCCGACCCGGACAATCCGTTCAACGCCGTCGGTGACGGGCAGTCCCAGATCCCCATCAAGGCGGTCTCGGAGACCCTGCGCGACGGACTGAAGGGCACACCGACCCGGCAGTTCACCCCACCATCGGACGCGATCGTCGGCTGA
- a CDS encoding GNAT family N-acetyltransferase has product MIGQVAVRRFPALTVSTPRTEVRRLTAADAAAAGEIFADKLTRRWLPLPGDSGPIDGHAWCTELARQRRDSGEGDHYAVLRREDDQMVGSLWTRRTDWGARLTEISYAMAPHARGFGLAAEAVDAVAIALILEHGFQRVELRVAPGNLASRRVAEKAGFSYEGLLRNAGFVSGGRVDLEVWSFVAADLR; this is encoded by the coding sequence GTGATCGGTCAGGTGGCGGTGCGCCGGTTCCCGGCCCTGACCGTCTCCACTCCCCGCACCGAGGTGCGCCGGCTCACCGCGGCGGACGCGGCGGCGGCCGGGGAGATCTTCGCCGACAAGTTGACCCGGCGTTGGCTGCCGCTGCCCGGCGACTCCGGTCCGATCGACGGGCACGCCTGGTGCACCGAGCTGGCCCGGCAGCGGCGGGACAGCGGTGAGGGTGACCACTACGCGGTCCTCCGGCGGGAGGACGACCAGATGGTGGGGTCGCTGTGGACGCGGCGCACCGACTGGGGCGCCCGCCTCACCGAGATCTCCTATGCGATGGCACCACACGCGCGGGGCTTCGGTCTCGCCGCCGAAGCCGTCGACGCGGTGGCCATCGCGTTGATCCTGGAGCATGGCTTCCAACGGGTCGAGCTGCGGGTGGCGCCCGGCAACCTGGCCTCGCGCCGGGTCGCCGAGAAGGCTGGGTTCAGCTACGAGGGTCTGCTGCGTAACGCCGGGTTCGTCAGCGGTGGACGGGTGGATCTCGAGGTCTGGTCGTTCGTCGCCGCCGACCTGCGCTGA